One window of Marinococcus sp. PL1-022 genomic DNA carries:
- a CDS encoding AbrB/MazE/SpoVT family DNA-binding domain-containing protein, translated as MAQAEKKYTRRLNQSGNSLSAGIPKAIADQLELAKGDELNVYYNEETGEIIMKKANRSLPEGVRPDVLQAMNRAVDKYDDALRNLKNR; from the coding sequence ATGGCGCAGGCAGAGAAAAAATACACCCGTCGATTAAACCAATCAGGGAATAGTCTTTCAGCTGGAATACCTAAAGCAATTGCTGATCAGCTAGAATTGGCCAAGGGCGACGAACTTAATGTCTATTATAATGAAGAAACTGGGGAAATCATTATGAAAAAAGCGAACCGTTCCTTACCGGAAGGCGTACGGCCAGACGTATTACAAGCAATGAATCGCGCCGTAGATAAATATGACGACGCTCTTCGTAACTTAAAAAACAGGTGA